GCAAAGATTGTCGTCTGTCTTGTTCGCCTCACATCTTTCTTTGCGGTGGTGGTTTCCCTTTCTTCTGGGCTCTGCTATCACTTTTAATCCTATCGGCATACATGGGCAAGCTTATTATCTCTTGAATCTCGTTCAACAACACGTCTTCAGTTATATTGTCCTTGATACTTTTCATAACCTgattaaagcaataaaacgTTACAGCATACTCGAGTTTTAAAAGGCCAAAGTACAACAGCTAGATAGCATATTTTAAAGTTAAGCATCTGTGCTGAACCTTTCTGTATGTGTTGAATTCATTTGGTGTGTTCTTATCAGTCCTTGTTCGCATCCAAACCCACAAGTCTTCCTCAGAATCATAGGAGCATTCGATTATTTTACCGTTGTATGAAGATGGATCTTCATCTGCAGAGTTTTAAAGTCAGATATATTATACAGCTGCAAACTCATTGTAGAAAATCGACATCAAAACCAAATGAGCACCtaatacaaattttaataaacataatatttaAATAGGAAATACAAACAGCAAATACAAGTTTCCAGATCACCAACAGCTAAAAAGATATACTAGGTACAAAAAAGAACTTTACGATTTAATGTTCCTGCCAATAACACACGAGTAGTTTAAAGATATTTCTGATGCTACTATGCATAAACCATGTACACTCATACATTCAACtattcaagtatatatataGACTTGACCAGGCTCTGACATTATTCCTTTTTTATCCCTAAATATAGACTTGACAAGTACAGTACAATTTTAATCAGGAAATATTAGCGttcaaaaatcaacaaaaggACTTGATCAGTAAAAATTAGTATTGATCAGCAAAATCGGATTTATAAGTAacaaattttttcatttaaatatataCCCGATGCAGTAAAGAAAATCTCAGGCATAAATTGTCCTAAAGCTATCACTAATCTACATAATTAAAATGCTCCAAAAGGTCTTTGAATTTACCAAGTTTAATAGGCTTCCAGATACTAATTTCAAGCAATGATCATCATGATAACTCATGGAACATTACAAGAAAGCAATCTGCCAAAATTTTCTGAATGTTCTTCCAACAGTTGCTACACCATGTTATAACCAGTATCTCTACCCAAGAGACTGGGAACATAAACAGATGCATCAAAGCAGACGAATATTGCAGAAATTTTCTGTAATGATGTTCAACCTCTACATACAAAAGGTATGTAAGAATTTCAGATTCATTGATGAATACTACTTCAAACCAACTTACTCCAGCAGCAACAGAAAAAATCTTGAGATACattatttacatatttaacTATAACTCTTTGTCATTTAGCTACTTAAACATAATAGATGTGGCATAAACAGGTCagctaaccctaaaccctaaaccataAACATACACAGTTAATTTACGTGCTTCAAAGCAGTGTCTACAATTTGGTAGTTACAAAGAGAAGACAGCAGCAGCAACAGAAACAACCAGATGGAAGGATAAGCAAACAAGACGGAACAAAAATTCTACCTCCAAATGAAACCCTACTGTTTTCCAGCAATCGTTTTTTTCCACGATCATGGAGATAAAGATTTTCTGTACCATCTTCTTCTATCTGTTAGCAAAAATTATTTAGTAACTACACAGGTCTATAACCAACTGAAAATCAAACCTTACTCAACTTGATAAAACTGTGACTTCCGATTAAGCCTTTGTTAGACTATTGAGAAAAATTTAGTTTAACTCGGTGCTGAAAAAAGGCTCTTCTGAATTTGCAGCATTTAAATACCATTTTGCCCTATTTGAATGTATAATTAGTTTTTCTTGGAGATATTTCATGCACATAAGTAACACATTCACTAGTATTCCATAACTTTCATTTACATTATTTAACAAGGTTCAGGACATTACCTCAAAGAGAAAATCAACCGAGTTCATTTCAGGATATTTCCACTTTAACAGTCCTTCATGTGTCCTGGGAACATAAGGATCATCCCAGCCCTAGAATAAAAACATTACCTCaaaggtaaatatttatcccATATTCCCATCTCTTCAGAACAAAAACACCTAGAATCAGAGAGTACCTGAAAAATAAGACCATCAGCTTCATGTGAAAGACGAGGGATAAAATCCTTCAAAAGCTTGCCAACAGTTGAAAGCAACCAAAAGTCTTTCCTTCTAACCTGAAACGTTTGATCAGGCACTGTTACTGACTTAAAAGGCAACAATTAAcaagctttttttttatattcaacaATTAACAAGCTAAATACTAAACATACATTATTTTCTGATTAAAGACCTAAAATATGAATCCTACATACCCTAAATGGTTCTAGATCATATCTGTAAGGTGGCTTCCCATGCAAGTCCATTGACCGCCTCTCTTGATTACGGGGCTCAACCACCTCTTTCTCAATCATTTTCCACCGCTCATAGAAAGGCCTCTGCAAAATAGGTAATGATCTGAATATGTTAAAAAACagtaaaatggaaaaaaaaaatatatacaagataAATTCATCAAGAGATTCACGGATACTGCTGTTATAAGTTTCACTTCTCCAATAGTCCCAAAAACTGAATCTTCATGCATTataaattatgtgaatagataACAAAGTGCGTTTTGCACGTAGAAATTGCATTTTAGATCATTTAATTAGCATATACACACCCAGCAATGCAAAAACGTTGTCTTTGTATGCTATTTTCTTAAAGAGGAGCAAAGAAAGATATGCTAATCATtacataaaaatgaatttttctcTACTTGAGTCCATAAGCAAGAAAAAAATATGATCCAACCATTCCAAGATTTACAACCAATAGTATACAAAGGAAACATGATGAAAGTGAACATATTCTGCATTCTCAATGCTGAATAAATTCATTGTACCAATGCACTTCTCAGCACATCTTTCAAGGAAATGGTGAAGTTGGAAGAGGAAATGATGAAGATAGTATACGCAATTTTGTAGGGAAAGATCCATGTCAATCCCCAACATAATGCTTCTCCAAACTcaaaacatatttttatttctacATTTCCATTGCACACACTTCTCCCCATAAAGGTCATATCAGCAGTGATAAGAATTTATGAAAGGAAATGCATGTTAATTGTGATAAAGTTTCATCATCACAACCATTGACAATGGAATTTCTATACAGTATTGTAATTCGTAAAACAACATTCCACTACCCTCCAAATGACAGTAAATGTCTCCCACCAAAGGTTGGATGTACAAACAACCTTACCCTTATAAAAACAAAGAGGTTATTTCTGATTGACTATTATTTCTATGCAGTATTAACATAAATTTATTACAACCACCACCATTTATCATTGCCTGTCAAACAGATGACAAAGAAATAATTTTCAAGTTTTATACAATAAACACTTACAAATTGAGGCACCCAATAACCACCCAAAGCATTTGCAAATAAATATAGCTTATTGCAAATGAGTTAAACTTGTATTTTCACTACAGCACTAATAACTTCAAGATAACACCAACCATATATCATATTGATAGTAGGTAGCAGGGTGAAATTAAGGTTGTGAATATCCAACCTCAGCTAAGGACACACATTTGATTGCAATCATGTCATAAATCAGGTATCTTCTCTCCTGCTTCTGAGGACTCACAGTGTCAATAATCATTTCACCATCAAGCAATGTAAACTGGTGAATCTGAGAGTCATATTGAAAGAGTAACAACATCAATCTACATAATCCAAAAAAAAGGCAAGAACATCTaaagaaaaaaaactattatgtAAAGGAAATCACATTTCTACCCCACATACTTCAGTCATATTTTTGCATGGAAATCTCATTTGGACCCTCCGAAATTTAAAACTTCTATCAATCAAGTAAGCCCCATCGGGGCAAAGGAGCATCATGTATCTTGTGCCATCAGCTTTCCATGTAGCATAGTAATACCGCTGCCGTAGTAGTTGCAAGTTTTCCCTGTAACGATAAAAACCTGTTAGAAATGACCTTAAAGCTGTATTCTAAATAGAAATTGTACAATAAGACAAACATTGGATGTAAATTATTCCACGGTATGAGTTTTAGGATCTTAAAACAAAGGATGTATGATACAAAGAAAACCAACAAAGCCAATTTGAAATTCTATGTATAAACAGCTTGTTCGGCCCCACAAGGTAGTTGTGTGGGTACGTGTTAGTTGTCTAAGTAGTTGTAGCCTTGTGATTATGTGTAGCTTTAAAATTGTAGTTATGAGATATTTATCTTTcctatttaataaattttcataaaagtaGTGGTTATAATTgctattagaatataatttGTTGAGAAAAATGTAGAGAAAATATAAAACCACTACTTCTGATTTTAGAATGCTACAAGTTATTATGTTTTGAAACAAAAACTGCACCGCTAAATGTTATTTAAATTACTAATTTGTTGAACAATAGCATTGTAAAGTAGTGTTTTAGCTTCATAAAACCAGTAGCAACTACTTCATTTGGTACACTAAACACACCTAAAATTAATTGTCACTCCAGGATTTTCGCAATTCGATTTTCGTCACTTCAATTGTCAACAATTCATGTCCCTTCTTTTGATGGGGGCATGGTGCTAAGGATTATAGTtctttaaaattcaaatcataaTGGATTATATTAAAATGGTTTATTGAATCATATGCACATCTTATTTACGTAAATATCATGAcaatgtttgctaccaaggttTAGAtgaaacaatctctttgttatcaATTAAAAAGGTAAGGTTGCGTTCATTTGACCCCTACAAACCCCACCTAACGCGGGAGCCACTTAGTTCCTAGTTGTGGTAATTTCAAGATTTGATATGCTGACTGTAACAATTTATTGTCTATTGTAGATTCATATCTAGTAAACCTCTAAATTAAATCCAAGCTTCCATCGAACTATAAGCACTTTCTTGTTTAGTAAGAAAAGaatcaaaatttaatttccatgatcattaaagaaGTCTAATGCCTCATCATGAAGCAATACATAATTTCTGTAACAGTGTAACTTAAGCATTGCTGTCACTGTAGGATGCAGTTTTATTAGAGTTAAGAATTTCAAAATACGCAAGTGGTTATCATTAGCTTGACTTTTCCATTAAAAAGCACCAAAATTCACTTCATGGTACTTTCTTCTTTTCATTtccaaattaatacaaaaaGGAAAGATCTTAAAACTCCTCACATCAACATACACAAATATAGACTAAACTCCTCACATAAAAGTACATAAATATAGTGGCGGAGGGAAGGGGGTGTCACGGTAGTCAAGTGACATCataaatttggaaaaaaaaaaaaaagaagtgttGAAGTGTATAGAGCTTAGTTGGTTatgtagttattttttaaaCATTAGGTTTGTGGTTCAAGCCCCAATAACTACCTCTATTTTTTACTTTCTCCCTTCTTTTATTCACACTACTTTTATCCTACGAAAACCAAAGAAACAGTTAACCCATTTTGCCATTTacctatttttatccttttaaagtgacattactttttctttttttctagaTCCGCCCCTGCATAAATATGAACTCCTGGTGATGCAAAACTAGGTATTTGATGGGGAAGACTTAAGGGCACCTCGCATCTAGtgtaaatcctaaaatcaaataGATTTCAGTTCATATTCCAGCCAATCACCAATAAACAAGTGCTAAAATGCAGAGTCGTTCTAGATAAAGTAAAACCAAGATGAGCTTTTGTAATTGATTGATCACTCAAAACTTCAACTATCCTACAGTCAATTCCTTGTTCTAAgagttttttttaacaattttgtagattattgataaaaaattctttaaatcATGCAAGAAATAGAGTAGAATAAGATTTCAATTTTAGTCATGGATGCTGATTGGGAGTGGAACAGAGCAGATGGACACTTGAGCTcaccaaaatattttcaacaatGCAAACAAAATGACAGAGCTCTACATAAGAATATTTGTGCACCAAAACACAGCATGTCATCTAAAATCTAACAACCATTCTGAGGGTAACAGAAAGAGAAGAACAGgagttaaaatattatttttaccaTCTTAAAATTGATGAAACATTGCCTTCTATAAGCAGATCTAAACTCAAGCAGTCTAAAATTGATGAAACATTGAAGAAGAGAGAAATAGAAACAGATGGAAATCGTTGTTTTTCTTGTACTACCTCAAGACGAGAAAAGTCAACACCAGAACTAAACTTAAGCAGTCTATAAGCACAGCAATCACAGttattgattattaatattatacttCAGGGCTGAAGAAAAAAACGATGTATGCTCAACATAAGAAGACTTGGTATGCAAATGTCACCTGTCAAGAGACACTGGATGTGACCCTGGAAACTGAAGATTTCTCCCCTGCAACATGGAACATTGAGATCAATACATGGtactaaaaagattttaaaggGGTAGATGTGGATATGAACAATACGTTATACCATAATAACTTCATCTCTTTAATAGTGAAAGTTAAACTGCACCATCATAACATTAATTGATGATCTCACTTTTAGAAAATGTTACACATCCGCAAAATTCAAGATCTTGACGACAATGGACTATTGACAAGTTCAAATGTTCATTAAGATTTttaatgaatatatattttcaattggCTCCCTATGAAGCCAAATGACTAGGTCAGCAAATTATTTCATAATGTTCACATTAGGATTCACCATCACCGAAAACATTTATGTTTTTATGCGGATTGGCTTATGTCTAATAATATCCTACTCTGGTCTAGATTGATGACATGGCTCTGAATCATAGTATTCATCCTATCTCTAGACCAAGgaaaaaataaagaggttctaTAGCATCAAGAGAAAGTTTACATGCTTTACCACAGGTTTTCTGATATATTATCAACAACGCAATTGAAAAGAGACACTAATCTTCCAAGACAAGTCAACATTTCTAACCATAGAGCAAAAACAAGGAAGCAGCGTCATCATATCGTGGCTGTATCGTAAAGATTTTTGGTCTTAGCATGACCAAAATATAGGTCGAGAAAAATTGCGAAATCCATTTCCTGACGTTGCCAAAACCGTATTTTGCACTATGTTTCGAATGAAAAAGGACAAGAAAAGTGGAGACAAATGAAATCAAATCACACAAAGGTCTACAAGGAGACAATCCACCAATCTAATCTTTTCTATTTTGAATGACATTCGTCCAATCTTAAAATCAAACATACTGAGTGAACAAAGACGTATATTTTTCACATTCCTGATTCCTCACATGTCTTGTATAAAGAGTCAAATTCTTAATTAGATAAATAGCCCAATAGCAATAAGTTAAATAGGAGAATTGTGCAAAAATCTATGTCCATTATTGTCTAAAACAAATAACATGAAGAAGTAAAAACGAATTTTAAGAAAGTGAATGATTTCTATTTCCGTAAAACCAGGTACCTGTCCAGTCTTAAGCATGTCGCAACAAAATCTACGCAATTGAAATTCTTGTTGATCAGGAATTTTATCTCCCAACACATCATCATTGGTCATTCTTGCAGCAGTCTCTTGTGTTTCCTGAACAATTATGAACATTAGATTGCAATTTATAAAGAACTAAGCAAAGATGATAAAACCAACACAACAGGAGAAATTAAGTTGAGTGTTCACTATCACAGTATTACATTCTATTTAGCAAACAAGACCATTAGAGAACCCAGAAACAGCAACACACTAGCCAAAGAGCTTAGTCTGGAAAAGGATTTACACCCATTTCCAGAGAACCTCTGAGAAATTTATTATACATTATTCACATGCATTGCAATACATTCTGAAGAAAAAAGATATAAATTGGTCACATGCAGAAAAATCCATTATAAGAAATTCAAAGCATTAGATCAGAGAGGCACTTAATGGCACTGGGGCAATGGAAACTGAAAAAGTCAAAGAGCTAAGCATTTTGCTAAAACTTTAGAAGTTGCATCAGCAAAGcttaaacaataacaagaaAACTCAACCTATAAGGAAGACACAAAATTGCAGCAAAGTCTTGCAGAAAATAAGCCATATGAATATTTTAGAGATTTACAGCTCAATACTTGTGCGATAGTGTTGTGATGCAGCTAAGATGACAACAAGGAAAAATTATCCATACATTAATTGAAGTATATGGAACTCCATCATCATCTTCGGGAAGAGCTTCAccatttagatcaaaatcagaGGACCTCTTCCATTCTGGGGTAGAGGGGCATACAGCCAAATCGCTTTTAGTTTCATGATAGAAAGCATATAATGCATCTAT
The sequence above is drawn from the Amaranthus tricolor cultivar Red isolate AtriRed21 chromosome 5, ASM2621246v1, whole genome shotgun sequence genome and encodes:
- the LOC130812540 gene encoding uncharacterized protein LOC130812540, giving the protein MDLNASPLPEDDEEYFEHNFVEDVARHDLIETSVQTLRREREERRERLRRDPIDDRPTRVARPLERDEGPYLKKLKYDRNKLPPGWLDCPKFGQEIGFIIPSKVPLDEKFNDCISPGKRYAFRQVFHMLRVKGIKLGMIVDLTNTDRYYSSSEFKKEGIKYLKIRCQGRDSVPDNESVNIFVFEVAQFIFNHNERQPRKYVFVHCTHGHNRTGYMIVHYLMRTQQASCVTEAIQRFAEARPPGIYKQDYIDALYAFYHETKSDLAVCPSTPEWKRSSDFDLNGEALPEDDDGVPYTSINETQETAARMTNDDVLGDKIPDQQEFQLRRFCCDMLKTGQGRNLQFPGSHPVSLDRENLQLLRQRYYYATWKADGTRYMMLLCPDGAYLIDRSFKFRRVQMRFPCKNMTEIHQFTLLDGEMIIDTVSPQKQERRYLIYDMIAIKCVSLAERPFYERWKMIEKEVVEPRNQERRSMDLHGKPPYRYDLEPFRVRRKDFWLLSTVGKLLKDFIPRLSHEADGLIFQGWDDPYVPRTHEGLLKWKYPEMNSVDFLFEIEEDGTENLYLHDRGKKRLLENSRVSFGDEDPSSYNGKIIECSYDSEEDLWVWMRTRTDKNTPNEFNTYRKVMKSIKDNITEDVLLNEIQEIISLPMYADRIKSDSRAQKKGKPPPQRKM